One stretch of Streptomyces sp. NBC_00443 DNA includes these proteins:
- a CDS encoding bifunctional glycosyltransferase/CDP-glycerol:glycerophosphate glycerophosphotransferase — MPRFSIIVPVFKVQGFLRECLDSVLGQSYTDFEVIAVDDRSPDGCPAILDACAEADARVRVLHLPENVGLGRARNAGLEQASGDYVLFLDSDDQYTPGLLAAVAARLEAAEEPDILVFDHVRTHWWGRGGRSTAADLLAAAGTGTFNVRENPEYLHLFLVAWNKAYRRDFFLKHELRYAPGLYEDAPVTYRSMVLADRIAGLERIGVEYRQRRQGAITRTPGRRHFDIFSQYEGLFAFLAQRADLAWARPPLFERALDHMLFVLAREDRVRPADRPDFYREIRSFHARHLPEGFTPPDGRRGKEMRLLATASYPSYAVARGLRDVRRAAGHGKRRVTRAASARARRAWYAAQSKLPLDPHLAVYSAFSHGGVLGDPAAIHAKAREVAPHIRGVWVIQEDAVDALPPGIDFVTPGSRRYHEVMARATYWVNNVNWPGTLAKRPGSVHLHTHQGTPLKYMAADLLTKPGARHGFDVPKMLWRADRWDYSLVANRHSELAWERAYPCHFTSLRTGSPRNDVLVDAAPEAGKSVRARLGVPAGNTVVLYAPTRREYRRGGHVDRIDLARFARDLGTGHTLVVRLHPSLAKGTARGMGLADLHRRDVLIDATDEPHVEDVLLAADVLVTDYSALMFDYANLDRPIVIHADDWGAYAASRGAYFDITADAPGHVSRSYRELAWLFASGTWQDEESARLRAGFRERFCEFDDGLAAERVVRTVMLGERMPDPGGVERVPAPAAARSSLMDAR; from the coding sequence GTGCCCCGCTTCAGCATCATCGTCCCCGTCTTCAAGGTGCAGGGCTTCCTGCGGGAGTGCCTGGACTCGGTGCTCGGGCAGTCGTACACCGACTTCGAGGTGATCGCCGTCGACGACCGCTCCCCCGACGGCTGCCCGGCCATCCTGGACGCCTGCGCCGAGGCCGACGCACGCGTGCGCGTGCTGCACCTGCCGGAGAACGTCGGCCTCGGCCGGGCCCGCAACGCCGGTCTGGAGCAGGCGAGCGGCGACTACGTCCTCTTCCTCGACAGCGACGACCAGTACACCCCGGGCCTGCTGGCGGCCGTTGCCGCGCGCCTGGAGGCGGCCGAGGAGCCGGACATCCTGGTCTTCGACCACGTCCGCACCCACTGGTGGGGCCGCGGCGGTCGCAGCACGGCGGCCGACCTGCTCGCCGCGGCCGGGACGGGCACCTTCAACGTCCGCGAGAACCCGGAGTATCTGCATCTGTTCCTGGTCGCCTGGAACAAGGCGTACCGGCGGGACTTCTTCCTGAAGCACGAGCTGCGCTATGCGCCGGGTCTGTACGAGGACGCGCCCGTCACTTACCGCTCGATGGTGCTGGCCGACCGCATCGCCGGTCTGGAGCGGATCGGGGTCGAGTACCGGCAGCGCCGGCAGGGCGCGATCACCAGGACGCCGGGGCGGCGGCACTTCGACATCTTCTCGCAGTACGAGGGGCTGTTCGCGTTTCTCGCACAGCGCGCGGACCTGGCGTGGGCGCGCCCGCCGCTGTTCGAACGGGCCCTGGACCACATGCTGTTCGTGCTCGCGCGCGAGGACCGGGTGCGGCCCGCGGACCGGCCGGACTTCTACCGCGAGATCCGCTCCTTCCACGCCCGCCACCTCCCCGAGGGCTTCACACCGCCCGACGGCCGGCGCGGCAAGGAGATGCGGCTGCTGGCGACGGCGTCCTACCCGTCGTACGCCGTCGCACGCGGTCTGCGCGATGTGCGCAGGGCGGCGGGCCACGGCAAGCGGCGTGTGACGCGCGCGGCGTCGGCCCGGGCCCGGCGCGCCTGGTACGCCGCCCAGTCGAAGCTCCCGCTCGATCCGCACCTGGCGGTCTACTCGGCGTTCTCCCATGGCGGGGTGCTGGGTGATCCGGCGGCGATCCACGCCAAGGCCCGCGAGGTCGCCCCGCACATCAGGGGCGTGTGGGTGATCCAGGAGGACGCGGTGGACGCACTGCCGCCCGGCATCGACTTCGTGACGCCCGGCTCGCGGCGCTACCACGAGGTCATGGCGCGGGCCACCTACTGGGTGAACAACGTCAACTGGCCCGGCACCCTGGCCAAGCGCCCCGGCAGCGTCCACCTCCACACCCACCAGGGCACCCCGCTCAAGTACATGGCCGCCGACCTGCTGACCAAGCCCGGCGCCCGGCACGGCTTCGACGTGCCGAAGATGCTGTGGCGCGCCGACCGCTGGGACTACAGCCTGGTGGCCAACCGGCACTCGGAGCTGGCGTGGGAGCGGGCGTACCCGTGCCACTTCACGTCGCTCAGGACGGGAAGCCCGCGCAACGACGTGCTGGTCGACGCGGCCCCCGAGGCAGGCAAGTCCGTGCGGGCGCGGCTCGGCGTGCCCGCCGGCAACACCGTCGTGCTGTACGCGCCGACCCGCCGCGAGTACCGCCGCGGCGGCCACGTGGACCGGATCGACCTGGCCCGGTTCGCCCGGGATCTCGGCACGGGCCACACCCTCGTCGTACGCCTGCATCCGTCGCTCGCGAAGGGCACGGCCCGCGGGATGGGCCTGGCCGATCTGCACCGGCGGGACGTGCTGATCGACGCGACCGACGAACCGCATGTCGAGGACGTGCTGCTCGCCGCCGACGTGCTGGTCACCGACTACTCCGCCCTGATGTTCGACTACGCCAACCTGGACCGGCCGATCGTGATCCACGCCGACGACTGGGGGGCGTACGCGGCGAGCCGGGGCGCCTACTTCGACATCACGGCCGACGCGCCGGGCCATGTGTCCCGCTCGTACCGGGAGTTGGCGTGGCTCTTCGCGTCCGGGACGTGGCAGGACGAGGAGTCGGCGCGGTTGCGCGCGGGGTTCCGGGAGCGGTTCTGCGAGTTCGACGACGGGCTGGCCGCGGAGCGGGTCGTGCGGACGGTGATGCTGGGTGAGCGGATGCCGGATCCGGGCGGGGTGGAGCGGGTGCCTGCGCCGGCGGCAGCGAGGTCGTCGCTCATGGATGCCCGCTGA
- a CDS encoding CDP-glycerol glycerophosphotransferase family protein → MPRFSIIVPSHGVAGRLSQALDSVLSQSFGDFELIPVCDATGSPAAAVAAGYAERDCRVAPVNSPPAAGLAGARNTGLRAAIGDWLLFLDGDDELAPGALAALDARLSETGDVDVLYFEHERTPWWVGEPTNPAALVLARTPGGVFAPEQAPQLTGVQLPAWSAAYRRAFLAALQLPFPDGHFTDVGFGGLVMLGAERLAVLRQVVVRHLLRRQGNRLNLPGEHHFELLDQAELVLARAVEQGLPETRLGPLFEQLFAAVLKTAAHPRRLPRRRRAFFRRASGLYRRYRPAGFQVPGGSPGVQHRLLARGAYAAFRALRGANRLATRAASGVPRPRGLRTRLRYRWQLRRRLDRNLVVYCAYWGRGYVCNPAAIHAKARELAPHLRSVFLVEADQAHTVPKGVEYAVIGSRKYWDVLARAKYLVNNANFADAVVKRRGSVHLSTQHGTPLKKMGADQATYPVVAAATGSFAKLLARVDRWDYNLTSNAHSTQMWESAYPGAHETLEYGYPRNDAYYTATATDVARIRRELGIPEGKKALLYAPTHRDHATGFESSLDLEALCEEIGDEYVVLLRAHYFYDRGAGRGTGRIIDVTAHRSSEDVCLAADALITDYSSIMFDYANLDRPIVVYADDWDVYRELRGVYFDLLEAPPGRVTRTPGELAAVLRDGSWADEEATALRAAFRERFCQFDDGRAAERVVRRVLLGEPPEAIEPVIPLAERIPAPAATTLVRN, encoded by the coding sequence ATGCCCCGCTTCAGCATCATCGTTCCGTCCCATGGGGTCGCGGGCCGACTGTCCCAGGCGCTGGACTCGGTCCTCTCTCAGTCCTTCGGCGACTTCGAGCTGATCCCGGTCTGCGACGCCACCGGCTCCCCGGCGGCGGCCGTCGCCGCCGGGTACGCCGAGCGGGACTGCCGGGTGGCGCCGGTGAACTCGCCGCCGGCGGCCGGTCTGGCCGGGGCGCGCAACACCGGGCTGCGGGCGGCGATCGGCGACTGGCTGCTGTTCCTGGACGGCGACGACGAGCTGGCGCCGGGCGCGCTGGCGGCACTGGACGCCCGGCTGAGCGAGACCGGTGACGTGGACGTCCTGTACTTCGAGCACGAGCGGACCCCGTGGTGGGTGGGCGAGCCGACCAACCCGGCCGCGCTCGTGCTCGCGCGGACGCCGGGCGGGGTGTTCGCCCCCGAGCAGGCTCCGCAGCTGACGGGCGTCCAGCTCCCGGCGTGGAGCGCGGCCTACCGGCGGGCCTTCCTCGCCGCGCTACAGCTCCCCTTCCCCGACGGTCACTTCACCGATGTCGGCTTCGGTGGCCTGGTCATGCTGGGCGCCGAGCGCTTGGCGGTGCTGCGCCAGGTCGTCGTACGGCATCTGCTGCGGCGGCAGGGCAACCGGCTGAACCTGCCCGGGGAGCACCACTTCGAGCTGCTCGACCAGGCCGAGCTCGTGCTGGCGCGGGCCGTCGAGCAGGGGCTGCCGGAGACCCGGCTCGGGCCGTTGTTCGAGCAGCTCTTCGCCGCCGTACTGAAGACGGCCGCCCATCCGCGACGGCTGCCGCGCCGGCGCCGTGCCTTCTTCCGGCGGGCGAGCGGGCTCTACCGGCGGTACCGGCCCGCCGGGTTCCAGGTGCCGGGCGGGAGCCCCGGTGTGCAGCACCGGCTGCTGGCGAGGGGGGCGTACGCGGCGTTCCGGGCGCTGCGCGGCGCGAACCGGCTGGCGACTCGGGCGGCTTCGGGGGTGCCGCGGCCGCGCGGGCTGCGCACCCGGCTGCGGTACCGGTGGCAGCTGCGCCGCCGGCTGGACCGGAACCTCGTCGTGTACTGCGCGTACTGGGGCCGCGGCTACGTCTGCAACCCTGCCGCCATCCACGCCAAGGCGCGGGAGCTCGCCCCGCATCTGCGCTCGGTGTTCCTGGTCGAGGCGGACCAGGCGCACACCGTGCCGAAGGGCGTGGAGTACGCGGTCATCGGCAGCCGCAAGTACTGGGACGTCCTCGCCCGGGCCAAGTACCTGGTGAACAACGCCAACTTCGCGGACGCCGTCGTCAAGCGCAGGGGCAGCGTGCATCTGTCGACGCAGCACGGCACCCCGCTGAAGAAGATGGGCGCCGACCAGGCGACGTACCCCGTGGTGGCCGCGGCGACCGGCAGCTTCGCCAAGCTGCTGGCCCGCGTCGACCGCTGGGACTACAACCTCACTTCCAACGCGCACTCGACTCAGATGTGGGAGAGCGCCTATCCCGGCGCGCACGAGACCCTCGAGTACGGCTATCCGCGCAACGACGCCTACTACACGGCGACCGCCACCGACGTGGCCCGCATCCGCCGCGAACTCGGCATCCCCGAGGGCAAGAAGGCCCTGCTCTACGCGCCCACGCACCGCGACCACGCCACCGGCTTCGAGTCGAGCCTCGACCTGGAGGCGCTGTGCGAGGAGATCGGCGACGAGTACGTCGTGCTGCTGCGCGCCCACTACTTCTACGACCGGGGCGCCGGGCGCGGCACCGGCCGGATCATCGACGTCACCGCGCACCGCTCCTCCGAGGACGTGTGCCTGGCCGCCGACGCGCTGATCACCGACTACTCGTCGATCATGTTCGACTACGCCAACCTGGACCGGCCGATCGTCGTGTACGCCGACGACTGGGACGTCTACCGGGAGCTGCGAGGTGTCTACTTCGACCTGCTGGAGGCGCCGCCGGGCCGGGTGACGCGGACACCGGGCGAGCTGGCGGCCGTCCTGCGCGACGGCTCGTGGGCGGACGAGGAGGCCACGGCCCTGCGCGCCGCCTTCCGGGAGCGGTTCTGCCAGTTCGACGACGGGCGCGCCGCCGAGCGCGTGGTACGCCGGGTACTGCTGGGCGAGCCGCCCGAGGCGATCGAGCCGGTGATCCCCCTCGCCGAGCGCATCCCCGCCCCCGCCGCGACGACCCTCGTAAGGAACTGA
- a CDS encoding bifunctional glycosyltransferase/CDP-glycerol:glycerophosphate glycerophosphotransferase: MPRFSVIVPAYKVQAYLHECLESVLSQSYPDLELIAVDDCSPDACGAIIDEFAARDPRVRPVHLARNQGLGPARNAGMAEATGDYLVFLDGDDTLTPDALHEIADRLKETGEPDVLVYDYARTFWTGETIRNQAAAQLTEAGPAPFRLADRPGLLRLLMVAWNKAYRREFVEEEGFAFPAGYYEDTPWTYPVLMTAESVATLDRVCVHYRQRRRGAILGTVSPRHFDIFEQYDRVFAYVDQNPELARWRPLLFRRMVDHLVVVFARRDRLPRRSRAAFLRKARAHYRRYRSPGVPVPPRNRLRHGLVRLGLHRTWRALQLASALLRRTRKLTARLLKGLRGGALRLHYRVQRCLPLRADRAAFAAHGVRGPGDSPGALERAFRTHAPHIRTAWIADPDPDPDADADAEQQDTAPSGPRRLRPGTAAYWTALARSKYLIHNDGFDRRLVKRPGQVLVQTQQGTPLAHMGLDLSERPAVAEGMDVDELLDDVDRWDYVVSANRHSTLTWERVHPGCYTTLEYGSPRNDVFQQATSADVARIRERLGIPDGSVVILYAPAHRDYRRTQRTALDLHRVLRRLGPRFAVLARADPRHGGPLTPTAGRVIDVTGHPGVEELCLASDALVTDYSSIMFDYANLDRPIVIHTDDWEAYEASRGTYFDLRSFPPGAVARGEDELIDIFASGHWRGSRSTQLRSAFRERFCPHDDGRAAERVVRRVVLGETCRPPVVPLGKRHPVPSPAASLTHSPLVTVPQPTGRRTVTESL, translated from the coding sequence TTGCCCAGGTTCAGTGTCATTGTCCCCGCGTACAAGGTTCAGGCGTACCTGCACGAGTGCCTGGAATCGGTGCTCTCACAGTCGTATCCCGATCTCGAACTGATCGCCGTCGACGACTGCTCGCCGGACGCGTGCGGCGCGATCATCGACGAGTTCGCGGCCCGCGATCCGCGCGTACGCCCCGTGCACCTCGCGCGCAACCAGGGTCTGGGCCCCGCCCGCAACGCCGGTATGGCCGAGGCCACCGGCGACTACCTGGTCTTCCTCGACGGCGACGACACGCTCACCCCCGACGCTCTGCACGAGATCGCGGACCGGCTGAAGGAGACCGGTGAGCCGGACGTCCTGGTCTACGACTACGCGCGCACGTTCTGGACGGGCGAGACGATCCGCAACCAGGCCGCCGCCCAGCTCACCGAGGCGGGACCGGCGCCGTTCCGGCTGGCGGACCGTCCGGGGCTGCTGCGGCTGCTGATGGTCGCCTGGAACAAGGCGTACCGGCGGGAGTTCGTCGAGGAGGAGGGCTTCGCCTTCCCGGCCGGCTACTACGAGGACACGCCCTGGACGTATCCGGTCCTGATGACGGCGGAGTCGGTCGCGACCCTGGACCGGGTGTGCGTGCACTACCGGCAGCGCCGCCGGGGCGCGATCCTCGGCACGGTCAGCCCGCGGCACTTCGACATCTTCGAGCAGTACGACCGTGTCTTCGCCTACGTCGACCAGAACCCCGAACTGGCGCGCTGGCGCCCGCTGTTGTTCCGCAGGATGGTCGACCACCTGGTCGTGGTGTTCGCCCGCCGCGACCGCCTCCCGCGCCGCAGCCGCGCCGCGTTCCTGCGCAAGGCCCGTGCTCACTACCGCCGTTACCGCTCCCCCGGCGTGCCCGTCCCCCCGCGCAACCGCCTGCGGCACGGCCTGGTCCGCCTCGGCCTGCACCGCACCTGGCGCGCCCTGCAGCTGGCCTCGGCCCTGCTGCGCCGCACCCGCAAGCTCACCGCCCGCCTGCTGAAGGGCCTGCGCGGCGGCGCCCTGCGCCTGCACTACCGGGTCCAGCGGTGCCTCCCCCTGCGTGCCGACCGTGCCGCCTTCGCGGCCCACGGCGTCCGCGGCCCCGGCGACAGCCCGGGCGCCCTGGAGAGGGCCTTTCGCACGCACGCCCCGCACATCCGCACCGCCTGGATCGCCGACCCGGACCCCGACCCCGACGCCGACGCCGACGCCGAGCAGCAGGACACCGCCCCGTCCGGCCCGCGCCGCCTGCGCCCCGGCACGGCCGCCTACTGGACGGCCCTCGCCCGCTCCAAGTACCTCATCCACAATGACGGCTTCGACCGCCGCCTGGTCAAGCGCCCCGGCCAGGTCCTCGTGCAGACCCAACAGGGCACCCCGCTCGCCCACATGGGCCTGGACCTGAGCGAACGCCCCGCAGTGGCAGAGGGCATGGACGTCGACGAGCTTCTCGACGACGTCGACAGGTGGGACTACGTCGTGTCCGCCAACCGCCACTCCACCCTGACCTGGGAGCGGGTGCACCCGGGCTGCTACACCACCCTCGAATACGGCAGCCCCCGCAACGACGTGTTCCAGCAGGCGACTTCGGCGGACGTGGCCCGGATCCGTGAGCGGCTCGGCATTCCCGACGGCTCGGTCGTGATCCTCTACGCCCCCGCCCACCGCGACTACCGGCGCACCCAGCGCACCGCCCTCGACCTGCATCGCGTCCTGCGCCGCCTGGGCCCCCGCTTCGCCGTCCTGGCCCGCGCCGACCCACGGCACGGCGGCCCCCTGACACCCACCGCCGGCCGCGTCATCGACGTCACCGGCCATCCGGGCGTCGAGGAGCTGTGCCTGGCCTCGGACGCCCTGGTCACGGACTACTCGTCGATCATGTTCGACTACGCCAACCTGGACCGGCCGATCGTGATCCACACCGACGACTGGGAGGCGTACGAGGCGTCCCGCGGAACCTACTTCGACCTGCGCTCCTTCCCGCCGGGCGCGGTGGCGCGCGGCGAGGACGAGCTGATCGACATCTTCGCCTCCGGCCACTGGCGGGGCTCGCGCTCCACGCAGCTGAGGTCGGCGTTCCGCGAGCGGTTCTGCCCGCACGACGACGGACGCGCCGCCGAGCGGGTCGTACGCCGTGTGGTGCTGGGCGAGACCTGCCGTCCGCCGGTCGTGCCGCTCGGCAAGCGCCATCCCGTGCCGTCGCCGGCCGCGTCGCTCACGCACTCCCCGCTCGTGACCGTGCCGCAACCGACGGGGCGCCGGACCGTCACCGAGAGCCTCTGA
- a CDS encoding carbohydrate ABC transporter permease: protein MSTDAGGLSKGAATPSASVKAEQSLGGRIASFVSGGVVRVFLILVGLFWLVPTIGLLLSSLRPPEEMTASGWWEVFSKPSQLTFDSYDKLLSNSDITDSILNTVLITVPATVLVVVIGSLAGYAFAWMEFPGRDWWFLGVVGLLVVPVQVALIPIAELFGEIGIFGSLTGVILFHVGFGLPFAVFLLRNFFAEIPRELLEAARLDGAGELRLFFRVVMPLGGPAIAALGIFQFLWVWNDMLVALIFTDSGSQPITVALQTQVRQFGNNIDVLAPGAFISMVIPLAVFFAFQRQFVSGVMAGAVK, encoded by the coding sequence ATGAGTACGGATGCCGGTGGGCTCAGCAAGGGGGCGGCGACGCCGTCCGCGAGTGTCAAGGCCGAGCAGTCGCTCGGCGGCCGGATTGCCTCGTTCGTCAGCGGCGGGGTGGTGCGGGTATTTCTGATCCTCGTGGGCCTGTTCTGGCTGGTCCCGACGATCGGGCTGTTGCTGTCGTCGCTCCGCCCGCCGGAGGAGATGACCGCGAGCGGCTGGTGGGAGGTCTTCAGCAAGCCCTCCCAACTCACCTTCGACAGCTACGACAAGCTCCTGAGCAACAGCGACATCACCGACTCGATCCTCAACACCGTGCTGATCACGGTCCCGGCGACGGTCCTGGTCGTCGTGATCGGCTCGCTCGCGGGATACGCGTTCGCGTGGATGGAGTTCCCGGGCCGCGACTGGTGGTTCCTGGGCGTGGTCGGCCTGCTGGTCGTGCCGGTGCAGGTGGCGCTGATCCCGATCGCCGAACTGTTCGGCGAGATCGGCATCTTCGGCTCCCTGACCGGCGTGATCCTCTTCCACGTCGGCTTCGGGCTGCCGTTCGCGGTGTTCCTGCTGCGGAACTTCTTCGCGGAGATCCCGCGGGAGCTGCTGGAGGCGGCCCGGCTGGACGGCGCCGGTGAACTGCGCCTGTTCTTCCGCGTCGTGATGCCGCTCGGCGGTCCGGCGATCGCCGCGCTCGGCATCTTCCAGTTCCTGTGGGTGTGGAACGACATGCTGGTCGCGCTGATCTTCACGGACTCCGGGAGCCAGCCGATCACAGTCGCCCTGCAGACGCAGGTACGGCAGTTCGGCAACAACATCGACGTCCTGGCACCCGGCGCGTTCATCTCCATGGTGATCCCACTGGCCGTGTTCTTCGCGTTCCAGCGGCAGTTCGTGTCCGGCGTGATGGCGGGCGCGGTCAAGTAG
- a CDS encoding carbohydrate ABC transporter permease → MASTEAAGGTAPPAAPKSRKSVTGTRRSVVVLFLLPALVLLGALVVYPIGYSVVRSFYDQSGGGFAGFDNYEALFTDDGIRTALKNNVIWVVFAPTVATALGLIFAVLTERVRWGTAFKLVVFMPMAISMLAAGIIFRLVYDQDPDKGVANAVWVGVHDTFAQASAFPKAHPGRESPLEAAPGGGFITKATVSAGTPVSLPLVGVVPDQMPDGSEAAVQAKADPAGITGTTWQDFTRGKGVGTLGGVDAAELGYAGMKIEAVKDGKVVASAKAADDGTFTLPAAAEGAQLRLPPDNFKEPYNGLDWLGPSLVTPAIIGSYIWMWAGFAMVLIAAGLAGIPRDLLEAARVDGANEWQVFRRVTVPLLAPVLAVVTVTLMINVLKIFDLVFIIAPGSSQDDANVLALELYRKGFSEDQPGIASAIAVFLLLLVIPVMWFNVRRLRREGRR, encoded by the coding sequence ATGGCGTCGACGGAAGCGGCAGGAGGCACTGCGCCCCCTGCCGCACCCAAGTCGCGCAAGAGCGTGACCGGCACGCGCAGGTCCGTGGTGGTGCTCTTCCTGCTGCCCGCCCTCGTGCTGCTCGGCGCGCTCGTGGTCTACCCGATCGGGTACTCGGTCGTGCGCAGCTTCTACGACCAGTCCGGCGGCGGCTTCGCCGGATTCGACAACTACGAGGCGCTGTTCACGGACGACGGCATCCGTACGGCCCTCAAGAACAACGTGATCTGGGTGGTGTTCGCCCCGACGGTCGCCACCGCGCTCGGTCTGATCTTCGCGGTGCTGACCGAACGGGTGCGCTGGGGCACGGCGTTCAAGCTGGTCGTCTTCATGCCGATGGCGATCTCGATGCTGGCGGCGGGCATCATCTTCCGGCTCGTGTACGACCAGGATCCGGACAAGGGCGTCGCGAACGCGGTGTGGGTGGGCGTGCACGACACCTTCGCGCAGGCGTCGGCGTTCCCGAAGGCCCACCCGGGGCGGGAGTCGCCGCTCGAAGCGGCACCGGGTGGCGGCTTCATCACCAAGGCCACCGTCAGCGCGGGCACCCCGGTCAGCCTGCCCCTGGTGGGGGTCGTGCCCGACCAGATGCCGGACGGCTCCGAGGCGGCCGTCCAGGCGAAGGCCGATCCGGCCGGGATCACCGGCACCACCTGGCAGGACTTCACACGCGGCAAGGGTGTCGGCACCCTCGGCGGGGTCGACGCGGCCGAGCTGGGCTATGCCGGGATGAAGATCGAGGCCGTCAAGGACGGCAAGGTCGTGGCCAGCGCGAAGGCCGCCGACGACGGCACGTTCACGCTGCCGGCCGCCGCCGAGGGGGCTCAGCTGCGGCTCCCGCCGGACAACTTCAAGGAGCCGTACAACGGCCTGGACTGGCTCGGCCCGTCCCTCGTCACGCCGGCCATCATCGGGTCGTACATCTGGATGTGGGCCGGTTTCGCGATGGTGCTGATCGCGGCCGGACTCGCGGGCATCCCCCGCGATCTGCTGGAGGCGGCCCGCGTCGACGGCGCCAACGAGTGGCAGGTGTTCCGCCGCGTCACGGTGCCGCTGCTGGCGCCCGTACTCGCGGTCGTCACCGTCACCCTGATGATCAACGTACTGAAGATCTTCGACCTGGTCTTCATCATCGCCCCGGGCTCCTCCCAGGACGACGCGAACGTCCTGGCACTGGAGCTGTACCGCAAGGGCTTCTCCGAGGACCAGCCGGGCATCGCGAGCGCGATCGCGGTGTTCCTGCTGCTCCTGGTCATTCCCGTGATGTGGTTCAACGTCCGTCGGCTCAGGCGGGAGGGGCGGCGATGA
- a CDS encoding ABC transporter substrate-binding protein: MRTSTSSRNRTSRAVRAAAAVCAGALALSLTACGGDDNDSGNEQGGSGQETADTVTLPKLDGESLEVAAVWTGAEQENFKKVLAEFEKRTGAKVTFVPAQDPIINFLGSKVAGGQPPDIAMLPQPGAIKQAVDKKWAKPLGAEAIKELQENYSQGWQDIGKVDNKQYGVYYKAANKSLIWYNAQVFENAGATEPKTWDELLTTAQTVYDSGVTPFSVGGAEGWTLTDWFENIYLSQAGPEKYDQLASHQIKWTDPSVKDALTTLAQVWGKKDYVAGGADGALQTDFPASVTQVYTGGDQPKAAMVYEGDFAQVNITQAKAKVGTDAKVFPFPTVGDTAPVVSGGDAAVILQDSEAAQALATFLASPDAATIQAKLGGYLSPNKNVENSAYPNEVQQKIAKALIDSGDDFRFDMSDQAPQAFGGTPGKGEWKALQDFLKNPSDVAGAQQKLEADAAAAFGN; encoded by the coding sequence ATGCGCACCAGCACGAGCAGCAGGAACCGGACAAGCAGGGCCGTCAGGGCCGCGGCGGCCGTATGCGCGGGCGCCCTCGCACTCTCGCTCACCGCATGCGGGGGCGACGACAACGACAGTGGCAACGAACAGGGCGGATCCGGCCAGGAGACCGCCGACACCGTCACCCTTCCCAAGCTGGACGGCGAGTCCCTCGAGGTCGCCGCCGTGTGGACCGGTGCCGAGCAGGAGAACTTCAAGAAGGTCCTCGCGGAGTTCGAGAAGCGCACCGGCGCCAAGGTCACCTTCGTGCCCGCCCAGGACCCGATCATCAACTTCCTCGGCTCGAAGGTCGCGGGCGGCCAGCCGCCGGACATCGCGATGCTGCCGCAGCCCGGCGCCATCAAGCAGGCCGTCGACAAGAAGTGGGCCAAGCCGCTGGGCGCCGAGGCGATCAAGGAGCTCCAGGAGAACTACTCGCAGGGCTGGCAGGACATCGGCAAGGTCGACAACAAGCAGTACGGCGTCTACTACAAGGCCGCCAACAAGTCCCTGATCTGGTACAACGCCCAGGTCTTCGAGAACGCGGGGGCCACCGAGCCCAAGACGTGGGACGAGCTGCTCACCACCGCGCAGACCGTCTACGACTCCGGCGTCACGCCGTTCTCGGTCGGCGGTGCGGAGGGCTGGACCCTCACCGACTGGTTCGAGAACATCTACCTCTCGCAGGCGGGCCCGGAGAAGTACGACCAGCTGGCCAGTCACCAGATCAAGTGGACCGACCCGTCCGTGAAGGACGCGCTCACCACGCTCGCCCAGGTGTGGGGCAAGAAGGACTATGTGGCGGGCGGCGCGGACGGAGCGCTGCAGACCGACTTCCCGGCCTCCGTCACGCAGGTCTACACCGGCGGCGACCAGCCGAAGGCCGCCATGGTCTACGAGGGCGACTTCGCGCAGGTCAACATCACGCAGGCCAAGGCGAAGGTCGGCACGGACGCCAAGGTGTTCCCGTTCCCGACCGTGGGTGACACCGCACCCGTCGTCTCCGGTGGCGACGCGGCCGTCATCCTGCAGGACTCCGAGGCCGCGCAGGCCCTGGCCACTTTCCTGGCCTCCCCGGACGCGGCGACCATCCAGGCGAAGCTGGGCGGCTACCTCTCGCCGAACAAGAACGTGGAGAACTCGGCGTACCCGAACGAGGTGCAGCAGAAGATCGCCAAGGCCCTGATCGACTCGGGCGACGACTTCCGCTTCGACATGTCCGACCAGGCCCCGCAGGCCTTCGGCGGCACACCCGGCAAGGGTGAGTGGAAGGCTCTCCAGGACTTCCTGAAGAACCCGTCGGACGTCGCGGGCGCGCAGCAGAAGCTGGAAGCCGACGCGGCCGCGGCCTTCGGAAACTGA